A single window of Cryptococcus neoformans var. neoformans JEC21 chromosome 3 sequence DNA harbors:
- a CDS encoding phosphoprotein phosphatase, putative, with product MADNDHEKLKSSLSDIITGVESPVPSFTPPSTAPEDDFTPFPSPVLSATSLAGLSLGSDGVFEPEVDDNKVITEEETAKALELKALANKAFKDKNFSKSIDFYTQAIALNPKEPTFWNNRAMSKAKMEEHGGAISDATKAVELNPSYAKAFYRRGLSQLAILRPTDAVSDFKKALAIEPGNKTIRDQLSITTKLIRRIEFEKAISVGETETASQRCLSLIESGACNLDTSSKPADMPLPIIPDDPNARYTPTKGFVEGMIESFKKGGKVPKRVAWEIILGCKAIVEKEKTLVDIVVPDGVTCDIIGDTHGQFFDVCNLLSMTTPPSEKHYMIFNGDLVDRGSWSVEVALTVFAYKWLYPEYVYINRGNHETNDMNKVYGFEGECKAKLGEMTFKLFADVFTKLPLATLVTATLPPSSPKSEGSKRAILSEGKKRFFICHGGPPVSKDGVTLDEVAKIERFGRQPGQEGIMCEMLWTDPQAQVGRGPSKRGVGLGFGPDVTRRWCELNNITAVIRSHEVRADGYAIEHDGLCITVFSCPNYCDSTGNKAAYIRMQADGTLSYHQFDAVPHPDVKPMAYSSGFSAMGF from the exons ATGGCCGACAACGACCACGAAAAGCTCAAAAGTAGCCTTTCTGACATCATTACCGGTGTCGAGTCCCCTGTCCCATCTTTTACCCCCCCATCAACCGCCCCTGAAGATGACTTTACACCGTTCCCTTCACCTGTTTTGAGCGCTACTTCGCTCGCTGGTCTCTCAT TGGGATCTGACGGAGTGTTCGAGCCGGAGGTGGACGACAACAAGGTCATCACGGAGGAGGAAACGGCTAAAGCTCTCGAGTTGAAAGCTCTGGCCAACAAGGCTTTTAAAG ACAAGAATTTCTCGAAATCTATTGATTTCTACACCCAGGCTATCGCGTTAAATCCTAAAGAACCAACATTTTGGAACAACAGAGCTATGAGTAAGGccaagatggaagagcaTGGTGGCGCTATCTCTGACGCTA CTAAGGCTGTGGAGCTCAACCCTTCTTATGCGAAAGCTTTCTACCGCCGTGGCCTTTCTCAACTTGCTATTCTTCGACCTACCGATGCTGTCTCCGATTTCAAGAAAGCTTTGGCCATTGAACCCGGAAACAAGACAATAAGAGACCAGTTATCCATCACCACGAAATTGATCAGGAGAATAGAGTTCGAGAAG GCTATCTCAGTTGGAGAGACGGAGACTGCTTCCCAAAGATGTCTTTCTCTCATAGAATCCGGAGCCTGCAATCTTGACACATCTTCCAAACCTGCCGACATgcctcttcccatcattCCTGACGATCCTAACGCGCGGTATACCCCAACAAAGGGATTTGTTGAGGGGATGATTGAGAGTTTTAAAAAGGGTGGCAAGGTCCCGAAGAGGGTTGCTTGGGAAATTATCTTGGGATGTAAGGCCATtgtggagaaagagaagactTTAGTGGATATTGTCGTTCCCGATGGGGTTACCTGCGATATCATTGGTGACA CCCATGGACAGTTCTTCGATGTCTGCAACCTTCTCTCAATGACCACTCCTCCCAGTGAAAAGCATTACATGATCTTCAACGGTGATCTTGTCGATCGTGGATCGTGGTCTGTTGAAGTCGCCCTCACAGTATTCGCCTACAAATGGTTATACCCGGAATATGTCTACATCAACCGAGGCAATCATGAGACAAACG ATATGAATAAGGTGTATGGCTTCGAAGGTGAATGCAAGGCCAAACTTGGTGAGATGACATTCAAGCTCTTTGCCGACGTCTTCACGAAAT TACCCCTTGCTACCCTTGTCACAGCTACCCTTCCCCCATCTTCCCCGAAGTCCGAAGGCTCCAAACGTGCCATTCTCTCAGAGGGGAAAAAACGGTTCTTCATCTGTCACGGTGGTCCTCCCGTTAGCAAGGACGGTGTTACTTTGGATGAGGTTGCGAAGATTGAGAGGTTCGGAAGACAACCGGGGCAGGAGGGTATTATGTGCGAG ATGCTTTGGACAGACCCACAAGCGCAGGTGGGCCGAGGACCTTCAAAACGTGGTGTCGGTCTTGGTTTCGGGCCAGACGTCACCCGCCGTTGGTGCGAACTCAACAACATTACCGCTGTCATTCGATCACACGAAGTTCGAGCAGACGGTTATGCCATCGAGCATGATGGTTTATGTATCACTGTGTTCAGTTGCCCCAATTACTGTGATTCAACTGGTAACAAG GCTGCTTACATCCGAATGCAAGCGGATGGAACATTATCGTACCACCAGTTCGACGCTGTGCCTCACCCCGACGTCAAGCCTATGGCGTACAGCTCTGGTTTCAGCGCGATGGGCTTTTAA